Proteins encoded in a region of the Paenibacillus pedocola genome:
- the rpmG gene encoding 50S ribosomal protein L33, which produces MRAVVTLACTETGDRNYTTTKNKRNHPGRLEMKKYCPRLKRVTLHRETR; this is translated from the coding sequence ATGAGAGCAGTTGTAACTTTGGCTTGTACAGAAACAGGCGACCGCAACTATACCACTACCAAGAATAAGAGAAATCATCCGGGACGGCTGGAAATGAAGAAGTATTGTCCGCGTCTGAAGCGCGTTACGCTGC